The Flavobacterium sp. 140616W15 sequence AAAAAACAGTTAGTAAGATTGATCCAGAGGTTGGGAAAAATTGGGAAAAAGTAGAAATAAAGGAAGATGTATTAAAGGATAATTTATTAAGAGTTGTACAGCCTAGCTTTGAGGGGATATGGGTTTCTGGAGCTTATACTATTGGAGTTGTAAAAAGAAATGATGAATATATTGGTTACATTTTAAATTCAGAAGGAACAAAATGGAAGCAATATCAAGTAAAATTTAAGATTAAAGAGAATTTAGATAAAACATATAATGCTATATATTATATGGGAGATTACTCTGTTCAAAAATTCAAGGATGTACAACTTATTGGAAAAAATTTATTGAAAATTGGTTTTATTTCATTAGTAAGAACCTTTCCAAATAACTTAGAAGATACTCCATTAATAAATGATTATATAGAATCGCTAACTACTCAAAAACCTTACCTCAAAGAGATCTCGAAACAAACTATTTTATTGCGAATTCCAACATTTAATTATTCTAATAAAAAAATGATTGATAGCATACTTATTGCTAACAATAGTTTAATTCTTTCAAGAGAAAATTTAATAATTGATATAAGAAATAACGGAGGTGGTTCAGATGCCAGTTTCCAAAAAATAATTCCATATTTATATACGAATCCTATTAGAACAGTTGGTGTTGAATTTTTATCTACTGTGCAGAATAATAAACGAATGGAAGATTTTATGGCAGACCCAGATTGGTCAGCAGGGGATAAGGAATGGGCTAGGAAAGGGTTAGAAAAACTGAATGCTAACATTGGTAAATATGTTAGTTTACAAGAAAATACAGTTGATGAGTATAAGTTAGATCGTGTTTATGATAACCCCAAAAATGTTGCAATCATTATTAATAAAAATAATGGAAGTACAGCAGAGGAATTTCTATTAGTAGCAAAACAAAGTAAAAAAGTTAAGCTTTTCGGGACAACAACAGAAGGAGTATTGGATATTTCTAATATGTATTTTGTTAATTCTCCATGCAAAGATTTAAAACTCGGATATTCACTCTCAAAAAGTCTAAGAATTCCAGATATGCAAATTGATAGAAAAGGGATTCAGCCAGATTATTATATAGATAAGACTATTCCCGATTATGATTGGATTAAATTTACAGAAAACATATTAATTAAGTAATATGGTATTAAAAATTATGGCAAGAAAGAATTCTAGAATTCTAGTTTTAGTACTTTTAATGAGCTCATTTTATTCAGCTTTTGCTCAAAAAGAAGGCTATTGGGATAAAGAACGATCAACCACTAAAGAAATAATCGTTCCAGCCCGCGACAGAATAATTATTTCAACCGAAGATTTACCTTTAGGAACAACCGAAGTGGTTTATAGAATAACGCTATTGGATGAAAACCAACAATTAACAAGTAGTTTAGTGTCGGTATTAAAATCGATTCCAGATCCTACGGGAATTAGTCAAGGTTCAGCTGGAGCAGTATTTTTAATGTCCAAGATATCAGGTGATGATAAGTGTAAGTATGCACTT is a genomic window containing:
- a CDS encoding S41 family peptidase, with the protein product MNSRKVLLFILIIVSYGSYAQKCSCEDNFYWLKKTFEENDAGFQYVIDEKGLTEYKNHNSIFVKKVKKIKELDDCRKVLSDWLLFFRPGHLSLSVNQENIKKTVSKIDPEVGKNWEKVEIKEDVLKDNLLRVVQPSFEGIWVSGAYTIGVVKRNDEYIGYILNSEGTKWKQYQVKFKIKENLDKTYNAIYYMGDYSVQKFKDVQLIGKNLLKIGFISLVRTFPNNLEDTPLINDYIESLTTQKPYLKEISKQTILLRIPTFNYSNKKMIDSILIANNSLILSRENLIIDIRNNGGGSDASFQKIIPYLYTNPIRTVGVEFLSTVQNNKRMEDFMADPDWSAGDKEWARKGLEKLNANIGKYVSLQENTVDEYKLDRVYDNPKNVAIIINKNNGSTAEEFLLVAKQSKKVKLFGTTTEGVLDISNMYFVNSPCKDLKLGYSLSKSLRIPDMQIDRKGIQPDYYIDKTIPDYDWIKFTENILIK